The following proteins are co-located in the Xiphophorus maculatus strain JP 163 A chromosome 8, X_maculatus-5.0-male, whole genome shotgun sequence genome:
- the LOC111609427 gene encoding NLR family CARD domain-containing protein 3-like, translating to MSKGAIIDFKSPGSPPSESRIHQIFTQEESEPSCVSFRSDGSMNRLIHFKSPGPPSSERVDQQSSEVPSCPSALQQQTQMDSIFKTLEDNIVTFVKNELKKIQKVLSPDNKERSESQRDDDEVLEGEDEEQRRSNREALMKITLNFLRRMKQEELADRLQSKQFAAVCQHQLKFGLKKKFQSVFEGIAKAGSPTLLNQIYTELYITEGRTGEVNDEHEVRQIETASRKPDRPETSIRQEDIFKVPPGRDQPIRTVMTKGVAGIGKTVLTQKFTLDWAEGKAHQNIQFIFPFTFRELNVLKEKKFSLVELVHHFFTETKEICSFEHFQVLFIFDGLDESRLPLDFHNKEILTDATESTSVDVLLTNLIRGKLLPSALLWITTRPAAANQIPPQCVDMVTEVRGFNDPQKEEYFRKRFRDKQQASWIISHMKTSRSLHIMCHIPVFCWITATVLEDVLETREGGELPRTLTEMYILFLVVQAKVKKVKYDGGAETDPHWSPESRKMIESLGKLAFDQLQKGNLIFYESDLTECGINIRAASMYSGVFTQIFKEERGLYQDKVFCFVHLSVQEFLAALHVHLTFINSGVNLMVETQTPKKFLLFNKPKIISLQQRAVDQALQSPNGHLDLFLRFLLGLSLPTNQRLLQGLLTQTGSSSQTNQKTVQYIKEKINENVSAEKSINLFHCLNELNDRSLVEEIQQSLSSGSLSTDKLSPAQWSALIFILVSSGKDLDVFDLKKYSASEEVLLRLLPVVEASNKALLSGCNLSERSCEALSSVLSSQSSSLRELDLSNNNLQDSGVKLLSAGLKSPNCNLETLSLSGCLVSEEGCASLASALTSNPSHLKELDLSYNHPGDSGVKLLLAGLKDPHWRLEALRVEPIGVPFLTPGLRKYSCQLTIDTNTVSRNLKLSEDNRKVTRVEELQSYPDHPDRFDTWTQLLCRTGLTGRCYWEVEWRGDVDISVNYRRIRRKGNSKNCLFGYNHHSWSLICSDDGYCVWHNNIVTRLSTSSVSNRVAVYVDCPAGILSFYRVSSDSLILLHTFNTTFTEPLIPGFGFNYYGSSVFLC from the exons ATGTCAAAGGGTGCAATCAttgactttaaatctcctggatctccaccatcagagag cagaaTCCATCAGATTTTCACACAAGAAGAAtcagaacccagctgtgtgtcgTTTAGGAGCGACGGTTCAATGAATCGTCTCATTcactttaaatctcctggaCCTCCAtcatcagagag agtggaccagcagagctcagaggttcCCAGTTGTCCATCTGCCCTGCAGCAACAAACACAGATGGACTCCATATTTAAG ACGTTGGAGGACAACATTGTcacttttgtgaaaaatgagctgaaaaagATTCAGAAGGTTCTCAGTCCTGATAACAAAGAACGTTCAGAGAGTCAGAGAGATGATGATGAGGTGTTGGAAggtgaggatgaagagcagaggaggagcaaCAGAGAAGCACTGATGAAGATCACACTGAACTTTctgaggaggatgaagcaggaggagctggctgACCGTCTGCAGAGCA AAcaatttgctgcagtttgtcaacatcaacttaaatttggtctgaagaagaagttccagtctgtgtttgaggggattgctaaagcaggaagtccaacccttctgaaccagatctacacagagctctacatcacagagggaaggactggagaggtcaatgatgaacatgaggtcagacagattgaaacagcatccaggaaaccaGACAGACCAGAAACATCAATCAgacaagaagacatctttaaagtcccacctggaagagatcaaccaatcagaacagtgatgacaaagggagtggctggcattgggaaaacagtcctaacacagaagttcactctggactgggctgaaggcaaagcccaccagaacatccagttcatatttccattcactttcagagagctgaatgtgctgaaggagaaaaagttcagcttggtggaacttgttcatcacttctttactgaaaccaaagaaatctgcagctttgaacacttccaggttctgttcatctttgatggtctggatgagagtcgacttcctctggacttccacaacaaggagatcctgactgatgctacagagtccacctcagtggacgttctgctgacaaacctcatcagggggaaactgcttccctctgctctcctctggataaccacacgacctgcagcagccaatcagatccctcctcagtgtgttgacatggtgacagaggtcagagggttcaatgacccacagaaggaggagtacttcaggaagagattcagagataaGCAGCAGGCCAGCtggatcatctcccacatgaagacatcacgaagcctccacatcatgtgccacatcccagtcttctgctggatcactgctacagttctggaggatgtgttggagaccagagagggaggagagctgcccagaaccctgactgagatgtacatccTCTTCCTGGTGGTTCAGGCCAAAGTGAAGAAGgtcaagtatgatggaggagctgaaacagatccacactggagtccagagagcaggaagatgattgagtctctgggaaaactggcttttgatcagctgcagaaaggaaacctgatcttctatgaatcagacctgacagagtgtggcatcaatatcagagcagcctcaatgtactcaggagtgttcacacagatctttaaagaggagagaggtctgtaccaggacaaggtgttctgcttcgtccatctgagtgttcaggagtttctggctgctcttcatgttcatctgaCCTTCATCAACTCTGGTGTCAACCTGATGGTAGAAACACAAACACCTAagaagtttttgttatttaataaacCTAAAATAATTTCTCTCCAGCAGAGAGCTGTTGACCAGGCCTTACAGAGTCCAAATGGACACCTGGACTTGTTCCTCCGCTTCCTCCTTGGACTTTCACTCCCGACCAATCAGAGACTCCTACAAGGTCTGctgacacaaacaggaagtagctcacagaccaatcagaaaacagttcAGTACATCAAGGAGAAGATCAATGAGAATGTGTCTGCggagaaaagcatcaatctgttccactgtctgaatgaactgaatgatcgttctctagtggaggagatccaacagtctctgagttcaggaagtCTCTCCACAGATAAACTGTCTCCTGCTCAGTGGTCAGCTCTGATCTTCATCTTAGTGTCATCAGGAAAAGATCTGGATGTatttgacctgaagaaatactctGCTTCAGAGGAGGTTCTTCTGAGGCTGCTGCCAGTGGTTGAAGCCTCCAACAAAGCTCT actgagtggctgtaacctctcagagagaagctgtgaagctctgtcctcagttctcagctcccagtcctccagtctcagagaactggacctgagtaacaacaacctgcaggattcaggagtgaagcttctctctgctggactgaagagtccaaactgcaacctggaaactctcag cttatcaggctgtttggtctcagaggaaggctgtgcttctctggcctcagctctgacctccaacccctcccatctgaaagagttggacctgagctacaatcatccaggagactcaggagtgaagctgctgttggctggactgaaggatccacactggagactggaagctctcag ggTGGAGCCTATTGGAGTCCCATTCTTGACACCAGGTCTGAGGaagt attcctgtcaactcaccatcgacacaaacacagtgagcagaaacctcaaactgtctgaagacaacaggaaggtgacacgtgtggaggagcttcagtcatatcctgatcatccagacagatttgataCCTGGActcagctgctgtgtagaactggtctgactggtcgctgttactgggaggtcgAGTGGAGAGGAGATGTTGATATATCTGTGAATTACAGAAGAATCAGGAGGAAAggaaacagtaaaaactgtttgtttggaTATAATCATCATTCCTGGAGTCTGATCTGCTCTGATGATGGTTACTGTGTCTGGCACAATAACATAGTAACTCGTCTCTCCAcctcctctgtctctaacagagtagcagtgtatgtggactgtcctgctggcattctgtccttctacagagtttcctctgactcactgatcctcctccacaccttcaacaccacattcactgaacctctgaTTCCTGGATTTGGGTTCAATTATTATGgttcctcagtgtttctgtgctga